The following coding sequences are from one Streptomyces sp. NBC_00536 window:
- a CDS encoding phosphotransferase family protein codes for MDEDRGADWAATRAWVAGGLPEGERIEAAARLRGGWTSEMRRLEIAGPGGRRGLVLRSFVKPFYVRHAEGLLRREADVLRFLAGTDVPAAGFVALDAAARHCDHPSLLMTLLPGTVRTDDAEAGPRAALLARQLVRVHGLPVPAAARPRAYEAWTSAERVRPPADTGRPELWRRAVDVIRRDPPGYRPCFLHRDFHPGNVLFTGGGAGLRISGVVDWVETSWGPADLDVAHCSTALALLHGVPAGMAFADRYAAAGGALAGDPAAHLYWRLLDALAFAPDAEKVAVPWRDLGRTDLTPAVLTGRLEGYLQALFDRYGRNS; via the coding sequence ATGGACGAGGACCGGGGAGCCGACTGGGCCGCCACGCGGGCGTGGGTGGCCGGGGGCCTGCCCGAAGGAGAGCGCATCGAGGCGGCGGCGCGGCTGCGCGGCGGCTGGACCTCCGAGATGCGCCGGCTGGAGATCGCCGGACCCGGCGGCCGGCGCGGGCTCGTGCTGCGGTCCTTCGTCAAGCCGTTCTACGTGCGGCACGCGGAAGGCCTGCTGCGCCGCGAGGCGGACGTCCTGCGCTTCCTGGCGGGTACGGACGTACCCGCGGCCGGGTTCGTGGCCCTGGACGCGGCGGCGCGCCACTGCGACCACCCGTCCCTGCTGATGACCCTGCTGCCCGGGACCGTGCGCACGGACGACGCGGAGGCCGGCCCGCGCGCCGCACTGCTGGCCCGTCAGCTGGTGCGCGTCCACGGGCTGCCGGTGCCCGCGGCGGCGCGGCCCCGCGCCTACGAGGCGTGGACCTCCGCCGAGCGGGTGCGCCCGCCCGCGGACACCGGGCGGCCGGAGCTGTGGCGGCGGGCCGTGGACGTCATCCGCCGGGATCCGCCCGGGTACCGGCCGTGCTTCCTGCACCGGGACTTCCACCCGGGCAACGTCCTCTTCACGGGCGGCGGCGCCGGGCTGCGGATCAGCGGGGTCGTCGACTGGGTGGAGACCTCCTGGGGCCCGGCCGACCTGGACGTGGCCCACTGCTCGACGGCGCTGGCGCTGCTGCACGGCGTCCCGGCGGGCATGGCCTTCGCCGACCGGTACGCGGCGGCGGGCGGCGCCCTGGCCGGGGACCCCGCCGCGCACCTCTACTGGCGGCTGCTGGACGCCCTGGCCTTCGCGCCGGACGCCGAGAAGGTGGCCGTGCCCTGGCGCGACCTCGGCCGCACCGACCTGACCCCGGCCGTGCTGACCGGGCGGCTGGAGGGCTACCTCCAGGCCCTCTTCGACCGGTACGGGAGGAACTCGTAG
- a CDS encoding Gfo/Idh/MocA family protein, whose translation MSYDFTSAHDGSDQPRGALPRVGLLGTGPWARRTHAPALAAHTGSAFAGVWGRRPEAAAELAAEYGVKVYEDPDALFADCDAVAFALPPDVQAPLAVRAAAAGCHLLLDKPVATDVDQARAVADAAARHQVASIVFLTLRFAQPTARWVEEQAARDGWFTAGAHWLGAVFPPDGAPSAYADSPWRKEKGGLWDVGPHALSVLIPVLGDVVRISATRGPGDVVQLALRHTSGAASTATLSLSAPTAAAGVGLELRGTAGVHGLPDWSDVPGAYGRALDALLTSARTGVPDPRDAAFGARLTEILAEAEAQAGPAER comes from the coding sequence ATTTCGTATGATTTCACTTCCGCACATGACGGCTCCGACCAGCCCCGCGGGGCACTGCCCCGCGTGGGCCTGCTCGGTACCGGCCCCTGGGCCCGCCGCACCCATGCCCCCGCCCTCGCCGCGCACACCGGCTCCGCGTTCGCCGGAGTCTGGGGCCGACGGCCCGAGGCCGCCGCCGAACTCGCGGCCGAGTACGGGGTGAAGGTGTACGAAGACCCCGACGCGCTGTTCGCGGACTGTGACGCCGTGGCCTTCGCGCTGCCCCCCGATGTCCAGGCCCCGCTCGCCGTCCGGGCGGCCGCCGCCGGATGCCACCTGCTGCTCGACAAACCGGTGGCCACCGATGTCGACCAGGCCCGCGCCGTGGCCGACGCGGCCGCCCGCCACCAGGTCGCCTCCATCGTCTTCCTCACCCTGCGCTTCGCCCAGCCGACCGCGCGCTGGGTCGAGGAACAGGCCGCCCGGGACGGCTGGTTCACGGCCGGCGCCCACTGGCTCGGCGCGGTCTTCCCGCCCGACGGCGCGCCCAGCGCGTACGCCGATTCGCCCTGGCGCAAGGAGAAGGGCGGCCTGTGGGACGTGGGCCCGCACGCCCTGTCCGTCCTCATCCCCGTCCTCGGCGACGTGGTCCGGATCAGCGCCACGCGCGGCCCCGGCGACGTCGTCCAGCTGGCCCTGCGACACACCTCCGGCGCGGCCAGCACGGCCACCCTCAGTCTGAGCGCCCCCACCGCCGCCGCCGGAGTGGGCCTGGAACTGCGCGGCACGGCCGGGGTGCACGGCCTCCCGGACTGGAGCGACGTACCGGGCGCCTACGGCCGCGCCCTGGACGCCCTCCTGACCTCGGCGCGCACGGGCGTACCCGACCCCCGGGACGCGGCCTTCGGCGCCCGGCTGACGGAGATCCTGGCGGAGGCGGAGGCCCAGGCGGGCCCGGCGGAGCGGTAG
- the glnII gene encoding glutamine synthetase, whose product MSYKAEYIWIDGTEPTAKLRSKTKIMSDGDELPIWGFDGSSTNQAEGHASDRVLQPVFSCPDPIRGGANLLVLCEVLNIDMTPHESNTRALLRPVAEKHAAQESIFGIEQEYTFFDGIRPLGFPVGGFPAAQGGYYCGVGADEIFGREIVEKHLDHCLAAGLSISGINAEVMPGQWEFQVGPVGPLEVSDQLWIARWLLYRTAEDFNVSATLDPKPVKGDWNGAGAHTNFSTKSMREDYRAIIRACESLGEGSKPLDHVKNYGAGIDDRLTGLHETAPWNEYSYGVSNRGASVRIPWQVEKDGKGYIEDRRPNANVDPYVVTRLIVDTCCTALEKDGLV is encoded by the coding sequence GTGAGCTACAAGGCTGAGTACATCTGGATCGACGGCACCGAGCCGACGGCCAAGCTCCGCTCCAAGACGAAGATCATGTCGGACGGCGACGAGCTGCCGATCTGGGGCTTCGACGGATCGAGCACGAACCAGGCCGAGGGCCACGCCTCCGACCGGGTGCTCCAGCCCGTGTTCTCCTGCCCGGACCCGATCCGCGGCGGCGCCAACCTCCTCGTCCTGTGCGAGGTGCTGAACATCGACATGACCCCGCACGAGTCGAACACCCGCGCCCTGCTGCGCCCGGTCGCCGAGAAGCACGCCGCGCAGGAGTCGATCTTCGGCATCGAGCAGGAGTACACCTTCTTCGACGGGATCCGCCCGCTCGGCTTCCCCGTCGGCGGCTTCCCCGCCGCCCAGGGCGGCTACTACTGCGGCGTGGGCGCGGACGAGATCTTCGGCCGCGAGATCGTCGAGAAGCACCTCGACCACTGCCTCGCGGCGGGTCTGAGCATCTCCGGCATCAACGCCGAGGTCATGCCGGGCCAGTGGGAGTTCCAGGTCGGCCCCGTCGGCCCGCTGGAGGTCTCCGACCAGCTGTGGATCGCGCGCTGGCTGCTCTACCGCACGGCCGAGGACTTCAACGTCTCGGCGACCCTGGACCCGAAGCCGGTCAAGGGCGACTGGAACGGCGCGGGCGCGCACACCAACTTCTCGACGAAGTCGATGCGCGAGGACTACCGCGCGATCATCCGCGCGTGCGAGTCGCTGGGCGAGGGCAGCAAGCCGCTCGACCACGTGAAGAACTACGGCGCCGGCATCGACGACCGCCTGACGGGCCTGCACGAGACCGCCCCCTGGAACGAGTACAGCTACGGCGTCTCGAACCGCGGCGCCTCCGTCCGCATCCCGTGGCAGGTGGAGAAGGACGGCAAGGGCTACATCGAGGACCGCCGCCCGAACGCGAACGTGGACCCGTACGTGGTGACCCGCCTGATCGTGGACACCTGCTGCACCGCCCTGGAGAAGGACGGCCTGGTCTGA
- a CDS encoding DUF6891 domain-containing protein, with the protein MTGTARATGMTMGLATGMAIRIETERGEAYVRPAPGELERLAERIGADGDHFLIVERLPSDPDVYIQVWHDAADSGGEAYQLEYRDGSPDRHFRAFLHTGAEVGAVMAGWARGDEGWELGPAWERVLFTPEETPPPLDDAVREQLEERVRLSLRCGYAGRKELAELAEDYLVTGTVRPVSAAQAMALAVRLWRERLAEQADWSGETDPERLARAFAALEAAGITARENFTCCRGCGLAEIRGAGSGAARGFVFFHRQCTEGAAEGGDLFLFYGGFAPDGERDGEPDDAASDERTVAVGREVVAALEGVGLRWSWDGSAHDAIRVTGLDWRKRLTR; encoded by the coding sequence ATGACGGGGACAGCGAGGGCGACGGGCATGACGATGGGCCTGGCGACGGGCATGGCGATCAGGATCGAGACGGAGCGCGGCGAGGCCTACGTGCGGCCCGCGCCGGGCGAGTTGGAGCGGCTGGCGGAGCGCATCGGCGCGGACGGCGACCACTTCCTCATCGTCGAGCGGCTCCCGAGCGACCCCGACGTCTACATACAGGTCTGGCACGACGCGGCCGACAGCGGCGGCGAGGCCTACCAGTTGGAGTACCGGGACGGCAGTCCCGACCGGCACTTCCGTGCCTTCCTGCACACCGGCGCCGAGGTCGGTGCGGTGATGGCGGGCTGGGCGCGCGGGGACGAGGGCTGGGAGCTGGGTCCGGCCTGGGAGCGCGTCCTCTTCACCCCGGAGGAGACGCCGCCGCCGCTAGACGACGCCGTGCGCGAGCAACTGGAGGAGCGGGTCCGGCTGTCGCTGCGGTGCGGGTACGCCGGGCGGAAGGAACTGGCCGAGCTGGCCGAGGACTACCTGGTCACCGGGACGGTACGCCCGGTCTCCGCGGCGCAGGCCATGGCCCTGGCGGTGCGGCTGTGGCGGGAGCGGCTCGCGGAGCAGGCCGACTGGAGCGGCGAGACCGATCCCGAGCGGCTGGCCCGGGCGTTCGCGGCGCTGGAGGCCGCCGGGATCACGGCGCGGGAGAACTTCACGTGCTGCCGTGGCTGCGGCCTGGCGGAGATCCGGGGCGCGGGATCCGGGGCGGCGCGCGGGTTCGTGTTCTTCCACCGCCAGTGCACCGAGGGCGCTGCGGAGGGCGGGGACCTCTTCCTGTTCTACGGGGGCTTCGCGCCGGACGGGGAGCGTGACGGGGAGCCGGACGACGCGGCGTCCGACGAGCGGACCGTGGCCGTGGGGCGGGAGGTGGTCGCCGCCCTGGAGGGGGTGGGACTGCGGTGGAGCTGGGACGGATCCGCCCACGATGCGATACGTGTGACCGGCCTGGACTGGCGGAAGCGACTGACCCGTTGA